From the Bacteroidia bacterium genome, one window contains:
- a CDS encoding deoxyhypusine synthase family protein: MSHHSISDFITYHYRHFNAAALVDAAMGYRQLIEEGGGMMVTLAGAMSTAELGLSLAEMIRQDKVQIITCTGANLEEDIFNLVAHDFYERIPNYRDLTPEMEKALLDRHMNRVTDTCIPEEEAMRRLERAVLEEWMDADSRGERYFPHEFFYRILLKGKLKEYYQIDPKDSWLMAAAEKNLPIIVPGWEDSTLGNMYAGHCISGDVKNVHTVRTGIEYMIRLADFFQAFTAERPLGFFQIGGGIAGDFPICVVPMLHQDLQREDVPLWAYFCQISDSTTSFGSYSGAVPNEKITWGKLGVDTPKYIIESDATIVAPLIFAYVLGW; the protein is encoded by the coding sequence ATGAGCCACCACAGTATCAGCGATTTCATCACCTATCACTACAGACATTTCAATGCCGCGGCGTTGGTTGATGCAGCAATGGGGTACAGGCAACTGATCGAGGAGGGCGGAGGCATGATGGTTACCCTCGCAGGAGCCATGAGCACCGCGGAGCTCGGTCTCTCTCTCGCGGAGATGATTCGGCAGGACAAGGTGCAGATCATCACCTGCACAGGCGCGAATCTGGAAGAAGACATCTTTAATCTCGTCGCGCATGATTTCTACGAACGAATTCCGAACTACCGCGACCTCACGCCGGAAATGGAGAAGGCGTTGCTCGACAGGCACATGAACCGCGTCACCGATACCTGCATTCCGGAAGAAGAAGCGATGCGGCGACTCGAGCGCGCGGTACTGGAGGAGTGGATGGACGCAGACAGCAGGGGTGAGCGCTATTTCCCGCATGAATTCTTCTACCGCATCCTGCTCAAGGGAAAGCTGAAGGAGTACTATCAGATCGACCCGAAGGACAGCTGGCTGATGGCGGCGGCGGAGAAAAACCTTCCCATCATCGTGCCCGGCTGGGAAGATTCCACGCTTGGAAACATGTATGCGGGTCACTGTATTTCCGGTGATGTCAAAAATGTGCACACCGTACGCACAGGTATCGAGTACATGATCAGGCTCGCGGATTTTTTCCAGGCATTCACAGCCGAGCGGCCGTTGGGCTTTTTCCAGATCGGCGGCGGCATCGCGGGCGATTTCCCCATTTGCGTGGTTCCCATGCTGCATCAGGACCTGCAACGCGAAGATGTACCGCTATGGGCCTATTTCTGCCAGATCAGCGACTCCACGACCAGCTTTGGCTCCTACTCGGGCGCTGTACCGAACGAAAAAATCACCTGGGGCAAACTCGGCGTGGATACACCGAAGTACATCATTGAATCCGATGCCACCATCGTGGCTCCGTTGATTTTCGCGTATGTGCTCGGCTGGTAA